In the genome of Cyanobium sp. ATX 6F1, one region contains:
- a CDS encoding phycobilisome rod-core linker polypeptide, whose translation MALPLLQYAPTTQNSRVEPFRVGNDEDPKGGGLDTSVSRDDLRSVIESAYRQIFFHAFKVDRDSNLESQLRDGQITVRDFIRSLTLSDTFTRSFYNLNNNYRVTRHLVEKLLGRPVHSQAEEIAWAAVIMTKGVKGAVDDILDSDEYLENFGFNTVPFQRHRVVGARSLGETPFNITTPRYDAYYRGIFGFPQIVFTGTAKSLPKRATQRRGGYPEDYLPWVRSMPGMRYSGNVVSSANIDYLSKVPYRSIGR comes from the coding sequence GTGGCCCTCCCCCTCCTGCAATACGCGCCCACGACCCAGAACTCCCGGGTCGAGCCGTTTCGGGTGGGCAACGACGAGGATCCCAAGGGGGGGGGCTTGGATACGTCTGTCAGCCGCGATGATCTGAGGTCCGTGATCGAGTCGGCCTACCGGCAGATCTTTTTCCACGCCTTCAAGGTCGACCGGGACAGCAACCTGGAATCGCAGTTGCGCGACGGTCAGATCACCGTGCGTGACTTCATCCGCTCCCTGACCCTGTCAGACACCTTCACACGCAGCTTCTACAACCTCAACAACAATTACCGAGTGACCCGCCATTTGGTGGAAAAACTCCTCGGCCGACCGGTACACAGCCAGGCCGAGGAGATCGCTTGGGCGGCCGTGATCATGACCAAGGGCGTCAAGGGCGCCGTCGACGACATCCTTGATAGCGACGAATACCTCGAAAACTTCGGCTTCAACACCGTCCCTTTCCAGCGCCATCGCGTCGTGGGCGCCCGGTCTCTGGGGGAAACCCCCTTCAACATCACCACCCCCCGCTACGACGCCTACTACCGCGGCATCTTCGGGTTCCCCCAGATCGTCTTCACCGGCACAGCCAAATCGCTTCCCAAACGTGCCACCCAGCGCCGCGGCGGTTACCCCGAGGACTACCTCCCCTGGGTGCGCAGCATGCCCGGCATGCGCTATAGCGGCAACGTGGTGAGCAGCGCCAACATTGATTACCTCTCCAAGGTGCCCTACCGCAGCATCGGTCGCTGA
- a CDS encoding DUF4912 domain-containing protein, which yields MSQALSSLARMTLRQLRQVASDLGVSLYSRKSKEELLEEIDTRKPEQASDSSAVSLFTIEADLPPAPRPAAATKVVFLPRDPQWAYVFWEISEADRQGALTSGATQLALRLADVTGLANGATHPHTLQEVPVDAHSTEWYLPVPLSDRDYRVELGYRQSAGGWISLATSAVARVPALHPSEQILDQFVPFTLETAPGTTMATLPSPVEAANNDLHERLYQSATVRWKRFGRGSEAFHEIDDNESSRLSGVGLNPSGIGLWASGRNESGLGGVTPRQRAFWLVADAELIVYGATDPSARLMIGEEEVPLSSDGTFRVQVPFRDGIQLYPIQAIAVDGEQKRNITLRFERDTPEDNSNPSSQAVAEWF from the coding sequence GTGAGTCAGGCCCTTTCTTCTTTGGCACGCATGACCCTCCGCCAACTGCGCCAAGTGGCCAGTGACCTGGGTGTGAGTCTCTACAGCCGCAAATCCAAGGAGGAACTGTTGGAGGAAATCGACACCCGTAAGCCCGAGCAGGCTTCGGACAGCTCGGCGGTGAGCTTGTTCACCATCGAGGCTGATCTGCCGCCAGCCCCCCGTCCCGCCGCCGCCACCAAGGTGGTGTTCCTTCCCCGGGACCCCCAGTGGGCCTATGTGTTCTGGGAGATCTCGGAGGCGGATCGACAGGGGGCCCTGACCAGCGGTGCCACCCAACTGGCCCTGCGCCTGGCGGATGTGACCGGCCTGGCCAACGGGGCCACCCACCCCCACACCCTGCAGGAGGTGCCGGTGGATGCCCATTCCACCGAGTGGTACTTACCGGTGCCCCTGAGCGACCGGGACTACCGCGTTGAGCTCGGATATCGGCAGTCGGCCGGCGGCTGGATCTCCCTGGCCACCTCCGCCGTGGCCCGGGTGCCGGCCCTGCACCCCAGCGAGCAGATCCTTGATCAATTCGTCCCCTTCACCTTGGAGACGGCCCCCGGTACCACCATGGCCACGCTGCCCAGCCCAGTGGAAGCCGCCAACAACGACCTGCACGAGCGGTTGTACCAGAGCGCCACGGTGCGCTGGAAGCGCTTCGGCCGCGGCTCGGAGGCCTTCCACGAAATCGATGACAACGAAAGCTCCCGCCTCTCCGGTGTGGGGCTGAACCCCTCCGGCATCGGCCTCTGGGCCAGTGGCCGCAACGAATCCGGCCTGGGCGGGGTGACCCCACGCCAGCGGGCGTTCTGGCTCGTGGCCGACGCCGAGCTGATCGTCTATGGCGCCACGGATCCCTCGGCTCGGCTGATGATCGGCGAGGAGGAGGTCCCCCTCTCCAGCGACGGCACCTTCCGAGTGCAGGTGCCCTTCCGCGATGGCATCCAGCTCTATCCGATCCAGGCGATCGCCGTCGATGGTGAGCAGAAGCGCAACATCACCCTGCGCTTCGAGCGTGACACCCCTGAAGACAACAGCAACCCCAGCAGCCAGGCCGTGGCCGAATGGTTCTGA
- a CDS encoding phospholipase D-like domain-containing protein: protein MAGTLLLGGCSASARLIGSPPAVPPLPKGFELAFNQRAETSYRSPISGQDRPGDDLEALLLETIRSARRDLLIAVQELSLPEVARALVAKQREGVHVKVVLENTYSTPWSEEHAIDLNPHQRLRQQQLSALADSNHDGLLSAQEREAGDAVLILRRGGVPLIDDTADGSAGSGLMHHKFLIADGHVLVTGSANFTPSCIHGDPDAPSTRGNVNHLLRIESAPLARVFTGEFRRMWGDGPLGQPDSHFGLGKQEGAIQRVNVQGTAVDVLFAPHRREDPRNGLQVLAQVLDQANAQIDLALFVFSAQNLADTLAKLRARGVRLRLLADPGFAHRSFSEVLDLLGVSLPDRRCAIEADNQAWTSAVETVGVPRLAGGDKLHHKFAVIDRRTVITGSFNWSPAAAHGNDETLLLIHSPPLATHFEHEFERMWRGAELGISPRLERKRAQRLKACGRGRPRMAPGR from the coding sequence TTGGCTGGGACCCTGCTGCTGGGTGGCTGCAGCGCCAGCGCCCGGCTGATCGGATCGCCTCCGGCCGTACCGCCGCTGCCCAAGGGGTTCGAGCTGGCCTTCAACCAGAGGGCCGAAACCAGCTACCGCAGTCCCATCAGCGGCCAGGACCGACCCGGGGATGACCTGGAGGCGCTGCTGCTGGAGACGATCCGCAGCGCCCGCCGTGATCTGCTGATCGCCGTGCAGGAGCTCTCACTGCCGGAGGTGGCCCGGGCACTGGTGGCCAAGCAGCGGGAGGGTGTGCACGTGAAGGTCGTGCTCGAAAACACCTACAGCACCCCCTGGAGCGAGGAACACGCCATCGATCTCAACCCCCATCAGCGCCTGCGCCAGCAGCAGCTCAGCGCCCTGGCCGACAGCAACCACGACGGGCTGCTCAGCGCCCAGGAACGGGAGGCGGGCGATGCGGTGCTGATTCTGCGGCGGGGGGGCGTGCCCCTGATCGATGACACCGCCGACGGCAGCGCCGGCAGCGGTCTGATGCACCACAAGTTCCTGATCGCCGACGGGCACGTGCTGGTGACCGGCTCGGCCAACTTCACCCCCTCCTGCATCCACGGCGACCCCGATGCCCCCAGCACCCGAGGCAACGTGAACCACCTGCTGCGCATCGAAAGCGCTCCCCTGGCCAGGGTGTTCACCGGCGAGTTCCGGCGGATGTGGGGCGATGGTCCCCTGGGACAACCCGACAGCCATTTCGGCCTGGGGAAACAGGAGGGGGCGATCCAGCGGGTCAACGTGCAGGGCACCGCTGTGGATGTGCTCTTTGCCCCCCACCGCCGTGAGGATCCCCGCAACGGCCTGCAGGTTCTGGCGCAGGTGCTGGATCAGGCCAACGCGCAGATCGATCTGGCTCTGTTCGTCTTTTCTGCCCAGAACCTCGCGGACACCCTCGCCAAGCTGCGGGCCCGTGGCGTGCGACTGAGGCTGCTGGCCGATCCGGGCTTCGCCCACCGCTCCTTTTCAGAAGTGCTCGATCTGCTCGGGGTCAGCCTGCCGGATCGCCGCTGCGCCATCGAGGCGGACAACCAGGCCTGGACCTCGGCGGTGGAAACGGTAGGGGTGCCGCGGTTGGCGGGGGGCGACAAACTGCACCACAAATTCGCCGTGATCGATCGGCGCACGGTGATCACCGGCAGCTTCAACTGGAGTCCGGCGGCAGCCCATGGCAACGACGAAACCCTGTTGCTGATCCACTCGCCGCCGCTGGCAACCCATTTCGAGCACGAGTTCGAGCGAATGTGGCGGGGAGCCGAACTGGGGATCTCCCCGCGGTTGGAGCGCAAGCGGGCCCAGAGGCTCAAGGCCTGTGGCCGCGGCAGGCCGAGGATGGCGCCGGGGCGATGA
- a CDS encoding alpha-D-glucose phosphate-specific phosphoglucomutase, whose product MAHSVSLAQPFSDQKPGTSGLRKSSRHFQQPHYLESFIEASLQVLPGVQGGTLVLGGDGRYGNRAAIDVIARMAAAHGVARLITTTGGILSTPAASHLIRRHGAIGGIILSASHNPGGPEGDFGVKVNGANGGPTPESITDAIYAVTTALESYRICDAPPLDLDTPGHAQIEGLQVEVIDGVDDYVALMQRLFNFEQIGDLLRHDYPIAFDAMHAVTGPYAHRLLEGLLGAPAGTVLNGTPLEDFGGGHPDPNLTYAHELAELLLDGDDYRFGAACDGDGDRNMIVGQRCFVNPSDSLAVLTANAGLAPGYVGGLAGVARSMPTSAAVDVVAKELGLPCFETPTGWKFFGNLLDAGRITLCGEESFGTGSDHIREKDGLWAVLFWLQILAVRRCSVAELMAEHWSRFGRHYYSRHDYEAIESERAHGLYDRIKGLLPTLVGQSFAGRFIATADDFSYTDPVDGSITSGQGLRLLLDDGSRVVLRLSGTGTSGATLRVYLERYEPADGDLDQDPQVALADLITAIDQLAEIKGRTGMERPTVIT is encoded by the coding sequence ATGGCGCACAGCGTCAGCCTGGCCCAACCCTTCAGCGACCAGAAACCGGGCACCTCCGGGTTGCGCAAGAGCAGTCGCCACTTCCAGCAGCCCCACTACCTGGAGAGCTTCATTGAAGCGAGCCTGCAGGTGTTGCCAGGGGTGCAGGGAGGCACCCTGGTGCTGGGGGGCGATGGCCGCTACGGCAACCGGGCCGCCATCGACGTGATCGCCCGCATGGCCGCCGCCCACGGCGTCGCTCGCTTGATCACGACCACCGGCGGCATCCTCTCCACCCCCGCCGCCTCCCACCTGATCCGCCGCCACGGGGCGATCGGCGGCATCATCCTCTCGGCCAGCCACAACCCCGGCGGCCCCGAAGGCGATTTCGGCGTCAAGGTGAACGGCGCCAACGGTGGGCCCACCCCCGAATCAATCACCGACGCGATCTACGCGGTCACCACCGCTCTGGAGAGCTACCGCATCTGTGATGCCCCGCCCCTCGATCTCGACACACCGGGCCACGCCCAGATCGAGGGCCTGCAGGTGGAGGTGATCGATGGGGTCGATGACTACGTGGCGCTGATGCAGCGCCTGTTCAACTTCGAGCAGATCGGCGATCTGCTGCGCCACGACTACCCGATCGCCTTCGATGCCATGCATGCGGTCACCGGGCCCTACGCCCATCGGCTCCTGGAGGGATTACTGGGGGCCCCAGCCGGCACGGTGCTCAACGGCACACCCCTGGAGGATTTCGGCGGCGGTCATCCCGACCCCAACCTCACCTATGCCCACGAGTTGGCGGAGCTGCTGCTCGATGGCGACGACTACCGCTTCGGGGCCGCCTGCGACGGCGATGGCGATCGCAACATGATCGTGGGCCAGCGCTGCTTCGTGAACCCCAGCGACAGCCTGGCGGTGCTCACCGCCAACGCAGGCCTGGCTCCTGGCTACGTGGGCGGGCTCGCCGGGGTGGCGCGCTCGATGCCCACCAGCGCCGCGGTGGATGTGGTGGCCAAGGAGCTGGGCCTGCCCTGCTTCGAAACGCCCACGGGCTGGAAGTTCTTCGGCAACCTGCTCGATGCCGGCCGGATCACCCTCTGCGGCGAGGAGAGCTTCGGCACTGGCAGCGACCACATCCGCGAAAAAGACGGCCTCTGGGCGGTGCTGTTCTGGCTGCAGATCCTGGCGGTGCGCCGCTGCTCGGTGGCGGAGCTGATGGCGGAACATTGGAGCCGTTTCGGGCGCCATTACTACTCGCGCCACGACTACGAAGCGATCGAAAGCGAGCGCGCCCACGGGCTCTACGACCGGATCAAGGGGCTGCTGCCCACCCTGGTGGGCCAGTCCTTTGCCGGCCGATTCATCGCCACCGCCGACGACTTCAGCTACACCGATCCGGTGGACGGCTCGATCACCAGCGGCCAGGGCCTGCGCCTACTGCTCGATGACGGCAGCCGGGTGGTGCTGCGGCTCTCGGGCACGGGCACCTCAGGGGCCACGCTGCGGGTGTACCTGGAGCGCTACGAACCCGCCGATGGCGACCTGGATCAGGATCCCCAAGTGGCCTTAGCCGACCTGATCACGGCGATCGATCAGCTGGCGGAAATCAAAGGGCGCACGGGCATGGAGCGACCCACGGTGATCACCTGA
- a CDS encoding efflux RND transporter permease subunit: MSLSDNFIKRPVLTTVCSILIVLVGLIAIPTLSIENLPNIAPPLVQVSATYGGANSIVTEQSVTNPIEQQINGVPNASYIASTSTMQGASTISVYFNEGTDININQVNVQNRVSLAMPQLPQQVQATGVSVEQSTPSILLAYQVGSSDGQFDAAYLNGLIYESLYYQLGRVPGVASVNLLGGSNPAFWLFIDAKKVTANGLTANDVVNAVKNQNTVAIGGLVGGPPAGGNQAYAYPLLIKNNGNLVSVEDLNDLIVGRTSAGNLLRLKDVGSATYGFNTFGQVAVDKKGFPSITVAVFQTPESNALDVSEGVVEVMNQFAAGVPSGVVVQQIYNIGQFIESAVEGVVDALGLAIILVLLILFLFLQDWRATVVPSLAIPISLVGTFAFVKVFGFSINQLTLLGLVLATGLVVDDAIVVIEAVSKNIERGMKAREAAIECMGELIGALVATALVLMAVFVPVAFYPGGIGIIYKQFALTIAFSIAISAFNALTFSPMLSGLILGGKPQPPKGPIWIVLGVVVGLAFGRFNGVGGWTYILGVVLGVLGGANLPWIFERFNVFFAKVESGYSSLVAALIRRRRLILVGLGAGIVLTVFAFTSLPSAFIPDEDQGYGVGFFQLQNGASLSQTQATAQEVARVLGKEEEIVAGTVVSGYGFNGASPDQGVFFFGLKPLEERSAASASAAAVVKRLNDSLQTISSGFVRAGLPPAIPGFSSQGGFYFQFNDLSNGGYSFTELAQQATKLTSTAQATGFFSSVYTQFIPSAPAFELSIDRDILGALNIDFTQAMSTIGILAGGNFANLTYENGQVRNIYVQSQAANRSTIQDVEGYYVRSNDNKLVPVSEFAKVTLTSAPPVISHYNLYRTILVQGAEAASKSSGQALAKIQEVFGSLDFNNIGYAFTGLAALQLSAGSASVLVFGLGILVVYLVLSAQYESYVTPVIILMTVPLAMLGALAFLAIRSIDLNIYAQVGLVTLIGLAAKNGILIVEVAEQHMKAGMSAVEAAIASAESRLRPILMTAIAALAGFMPLVVAHSAGAQSQQSLGTVIFGGLLVATVLSLGVVPPFYVVIKGLEARWFAEGQQA; this comes from the coding sequence ATGTCGCTGTCCGACAATTTCATCAAGCGGCCCGTGCTCACCACGGTCTGCAGCATCCTGATCGTGCTGGTGGGGCTGATCGCGATCCCCACCCTCTCGATCGAAAACCTGCCCAACATCGCTCCGCCCCTGGTGCAGGTGAGCGCCACCTATGGCGGCGCCAATTCGATCGTCACCGAGCAGTCGGTCACCAATCCGATCGAGCAGCAGATCAACGGAGTGCCCAACGCCTCCTACATCGCCTCCACCAGCACGATGCAGGGGGCGAGCACGATCAGCGTCTACTTCAACGAAGGAACCGATATCAACATCAACCAGGTGAACGTGCAGAACCGCGTCTCCCTGGCGATGCCGCAGCTGCCCCAGCAGGTGCAGGCCACCGGGGTGTCGGTGGAGCAATCCACCCCCTCGATTCTGCTGGCCTACCAGGTGGGCTCAAGCGACGGACAGTTCGATGCCGCTTACCTCAACGGGCTGATCTACGAAAGCCTCTACTACCAGCTGGGCCGGGTTCCCGGTGTGGCCAGCGTCAACCTGCTGGGGGGCTCCAACCCCGCCTTCTGGCTGTTCATCGATGCCAAGAAGGTGACCGCCAACGGCCTTACCGCCAACGACGTGGTCAATGCGGTCAAGAACCAGAACACCGTGGCCATCGGTGGCCTGGTGGGCGGCCCGCCCGCGGGGGGCAACCAGGCCTACGCCTACCCGTTGCTGATCAAGAACAACGGCAACCTGGTGTCGGTCGAAGATCTCAACGACCTGATTGTGGGACGCACCTCGGCCGGCAACCTGCTGCGTCTCAAGGACGTCGGCAGCGCCACCTACGGCTTCAACACCTTCGGCCAGGTGGCGGTGGATAAAAAAGGGTTTCCCTCGATCACCGTGGCCGTCTTCCAGACCCCGGAAAGCAATGCCCTCGATGTGTCCGAGGGGGTGGTGGAGGTGATGAATCAGTTCGCCGCCGGTGTGCCGTCGGGCGTCGTCGTGCAGCAGATCTACAACATCGGTCAGTTCATTGAATCGGCCGTCGAAGGGGTGGTGGACGCCCTCGGCCTGGCGATCATCCTGGTGCTGCTGATCCTGTTCCTGTTCCTTCAGGACTGGCGCGCCACGGTGGTGCCCAGCCTGGCGATCCCGATCTCCCTGGTGGGTACCTTCGCCTTCGTGAAGGTGTTTGGTTTTTCGATCAACCAGCTCACCCTGCTGGGGTTGGTGCTGGCCACGGGCCTGGTGGTGGATGACGCGATCGTGGTCATCGAGGCGGTGTCCAAGAACATCGAGCGTGGCATGAAGGCCCGCGAGGCGGCGATCGAATGCATGGGTGAGCTGATCGGAGCCCTGGTCGCCACAGCCCTGGTGCTGATGGCGGTGTTCGTGCCGGTCGCCTTCTACCCCGGCGGCATCGGCATCATCTACAAGCAATTTGCGCTCACGATCGCCTTCTCGATTGCGATCTCGGCCTTCAATGCGCTCACCTTTTCGCCGATGCTCTCGGGGCTGATCCTCGGGGGCAAACCCCAGCCTCCCAAGGGTCCGATCTGGATCGTGCTGGGCGTGGTGGTGGGTCTGGCCTTCGGCCGTTTCAACGGCGTCGGTGGCTGGACCTACATCCTCGGCGTGGTGCTGGGCGTGCTGGGTGGGGCCAACCTGCCCTGGATCTTCGAGCGCTTCAACGTCTTCTTCGCCAAGGTCGAGAGTGGCTACAGCTCCTTGGTGGCCGCCTTGATTCGGCGCCGTCGCTTGATCCTGGTGGGCCTGGGGGCCGGCATCGTGCTCACGGTGTTCGCCTTCACCAGCCTGCCCTCGGCCTTCATCCCCGATGAGGACCAGGGCTACGGGGTGGGCTTCTTCCAGCTCCAGAACGGCGCCTCCCTCAGCCAGACCCAGGCCACAGCCCAGGAAGTGGCCCGCGTGCTGGGCAAGGAGGAGGAGATCGTGGCCGGCACGGTGGTGAGCGGCTATGGCTTCAACGGCGCCAGCCCCGATCAGGGGGTGTTCTTCTTTGGCCTCAAGCCCCTGGAGGAGCGCTCCGCCGCCTCGGCCTCGGCCGCAGCGGTGGTGAAGCGGCTCAACGACAGCCTGCAGACGATCAGCAGCGGCTTCGTGCGCGCCGGCCTGCCGCCGGCGATCCCGGGCTTCTCCTCCCAGGGGGGCTTCTACTTCCAGTTCAACGACCTCAGCAACGGCGGTTACAGCTTCACCGAGCTCGCCCAGCAGGCCACCAAGCTGACCTCAACCGCCCAGGCCACAGGTTTTTTCAGCTCGGTCTACACCCAGTTCATCCCCAGTGCGCCGGCTTTTGAGCTGAGCATTGATCGCGACATCCTCGGGGCGTTGAACATCGATTTCACCCAGGCGATGAGCACGATCGGCATCCTCGCTGGCGGCAACTTCGCCAACCTCACCTACGAGAACGGCCAGGTGCGCAACATCTATGTGCAATCCCAGGCGGCCAACCGCAGCACGATTCAGGATGTGGAGGGCTACTACGTGCGCTCCAACGACAACAAGCTCGTGCCGGTGTCGGAGTTCGCCAAGGTGACCCTCACCAGCGCCCCACCGGTGATCAGCCACTACAACCTTTACCGCACGATTCTGGTGCAGGGGGCCGAGGCCGCGAGCAAAAGCTCCGGCCAGGCGCTGGCCAAGATCCAGGAGGTGTTTGGCAGCCTCGATTTCAACAACATCGGCTATGCCTTCACCGGCCTGGCGGCCCTGCAACTCTCGGCCGGTAGCGCCAGCGTGCTGGTGTTCGGGCTCGGGATCCTGGTGGTGTATCTGGTGCTCTCGGCCCAGTACGAGAGCTACGTCACCCCGGTGATCATCCTGATGACCGTGCCCCTGGCGATGCTCGGGGCGCTGGCGTTTCTGGCGATCCGCTCGATCGACCTCAACATCTACGCCCAGGTGGGGTTGGTGACCCTGATCGGCCTGGCCGCCAAGAACGGCATCTTGATCGTCGAGGTGGCCGAGCAGCACATGAAGGCCGGGATGAGCGCCGTGGAGGCCGCGATCGCCTCAGCCGAATCACGGTTGCGCCCGATCCTGATGACGGCGATCGCCGCCCTGGCGGGCTTCATGCCCCTGGTGGTGGCCCATTCCGCCGGCGCCCAGAGCCAGCAATCCCTGGGCACGGTGATCTTCGGCGGCCTCCTGGTGGCCACGGTGCTCTCGCTGGGGGTGGTGCCGCCCTTCTACGTGGTGATCAAGGGACTGGAGGCCCGCTGGTTTGCGGAGGGTCAGCAGGCCTGA
- a CDS encoding efflux RND transporter periplasmic adaptor subunit: protein MGKSAAWLLPLVLLAGCGAGKPTAQPLLIVQTQAIDPQTFTPGIDVVSKLESVTDVLLKPETDGRVVKILASQGERVRQGQHIFVLDNVQPSAQLNASTAEARKDRINAERYIFLNNQGAVSNKDRDAYITQAIQSRDQVKANAATLGYSFVKAPIDGILGDLSSVKLGDFVQKGQSITGVVDNSSLWTRMDVPSTQLGRVAVGQRVLLTSQGTPTVSAEGRVVFISPYFTPATATNPSPPNSLLVKAEFPNLTGKLKTGLVVTNRIITEQKVSLAVPVQAVTMQASQPFVFKLVPIQAILPRLKASTQVPEVQKQKLEKLAAKNPQQPVVVQVAVKLGTLQNNHFPLISGLAAGDRVVVSNTALLRSGMPVNEAAPGTRLAGSTPEG from the coding sequence GTGGGCAAATCTGCGGCCTGGCTCCTCCCCCTTGTGTTGCTGGCGGGATGCGGCGCTGGCAAGCCCACCGCCCAGCCCCTGCTGATCGTTCAGACCCAGGCGATCGATCCCCAGACGTTCACCCCGGGGATCGATGTGGTCAGCAAGCTGGAGTCGGTCACCGACGTGCTGCTCAAACCGGAAACCGATGGCCGCGTGGTGAAGATCCTGGCCAGCCAGGGGGAACGCGTGCGCCAGGGCCAGCACATCTTTGTGCTCGACAACGTGCAGCCCAGCGCCCAGCTCAACGCCAGCACGGCCGAGGCGCGCAAAGACCGCATCAACGCCGAGCGCTACATCTTCCTGAACAACCAGGGGGCTGTCTCCAACAAGGACCGCGACGCCTATATCACCCAGGCGATTCAATCGCGCGACCAGGTCAAGGCCAATGCCGCCACCCTGGGTTACTCCTTCGTGAAGGCGCCGATCGACGGCATCCTCGGTGATCTGAGCAGCGTCAAGCTCGGCGATTTCGTGCAGAAGGGTCAGTCGATCACGGGTGTGGTCGACAACAGCAGCCTCTGGACCCGCATGGATGTGCCCTCCACCCAACTTGGCCGGGTGGCGGTGGGCCAGCGTGTGCTGCTGACCTCCCAGGGCACACCGACGGTGAGCGCCGAAGGCCGGGTGGTGTTCATCTCCCCTTACTTCACCCCGGCCACCGCCACCAATCCCTCACCGCCCAATTCGTTGTTGGTGAAGGCGGAGTTCCCCAACCTCACCGGCAAGCTCAAAACCGGCCTGGTGGTCACCAACCGGATCATCACCGAGCAGAAAGTCTCCCTGGCGGTGCCCGTGCAGGCGGTGACGATGCAGGCTTCCCAGCCCTTCGTGTTCAAGCTGGTGCCGATCCAGGCGATCCTGCCGCGGCTGAAAGCCTCCACCCAGGTGCCCGAGGTGCAGAAGCAGAAGCTGGAGAAGCTGGCCGCCAAGAATCCCCAGCAGCCTGTGGTGGTGCAGGTGGCGGTGAAGCTCGGCACCCTGCAGAACAATCACTTCCCCTTGATCAGTGGCCTGGCGGCCGGCGATCGGGTGGTGGTGAGCAACACCGCCCTGCTGCGCAGCGGTATGCCGGTGAACGAAGCCGCCCCTGGCACCCGGCTGGCGGGCAGCACTCCAGAGGGCTGA